GAAAGTGTCGTCAACGTGGGAACTGTCAAAGTGATCTGAACGTTattcgaagagaaaggaacGGAAGTTTCGTGATAGGAATGTAAGTAATGGGTGGGTGTATTTTATCGTGATCGTGCTGTCGAAGAGATTCGTGATGCTTATAAGAGAACAGGAGGGTATAGATGTCAAGCTGAGATGTCGTATGGATGGGTAGGGGTGGaatatgatgttgatgatgataactGATTAAATGCAGAACTATTTTGCATCATCTTGTGCGGTGCGGCAAAGACGCGTCGTGGCGGTGATAACCAATCATGAGATCTAAGATTACATACACAGTACAATTGATCAGATTGCTTGCCAGGTCATCCCTGGCATTTCGAGCGGGCTAGGCAGCGTTGGTGCTATGCATTCCCAAAGAAATCATCCTGTGATATTCGGATATGCATAAGAGGACGCATAGGACAAGGAGTTGGCATCCTAATGGTAGGTGATCAGCGGTATTTCTTGGGCTGAAAGCATCTTCCACGTGGCAACACATCCATCAGCGGAATCAAATGTCTGGAGAGCCCGTCTAACTCATTCACTGGAATTTCTTCGAGCCTTTTTGAGCTGCAGGTGTTCGAAAGTATAACCTCCTGATGACTTTATCGACAAAGATCCCATCCATATACATCTctccgatcaatcaacccCATCAAAATGCGTCcaaccatctcatcactaGCGAGAATAGCCTCGAGAGGTAAACGCCCACCACCTCTTGGATCCATCACCgctccctcctcttcttcctcttcgagaTTGTCGGAAATACCTCAATCTCCTGCATCTTCAAGTTCAGGTTCGAGCTCGACGCTGCgcgaagaaggatggtatCATGTGAATAGGAGTGAAGGTGGGAAATTACCTGTGTATTCGAAGATTAGGAATGGTGGAGCTGTCACTACGATTATAAGGAAGGTTGATGTGAGTTCTGACTTTCTGCGACACCTATATTGCATTGTACGTTGGTGaattcagctgatgataGATATGGATGGTCTGGATAATATAGGGCGATGTTAGAGTGAGTACAACCGATCGTATATCACGCATTTTGTTCTGTAACTGAATACACAGCTACATATACCATCTGATGAACGTACTAATTGTACCAATTGATTTTAGACCCTTCAAAATCAACTTACATCCTACCTCGCCGATCTCCACATAGACCCATTCACAACATCCCCTAAAGTCACTGTACGCCCCACAAACAATCACCTGCAGATTAAAGGCCATTGGGTAGATCAGGTGAAAGGTTATTTGGAAGGTAGGGGATTCTAGGGATTAGGTATCGGGAGATAGGATAGGTTGAAATGTATTGTATCGCAATCATGAGTCCTTCTACTCAGAGGTACATGACTTTGACGCTACGTCCATCATTGCAAGGCGATGAAAGTTGAGAGATAAAACACTCTATATCACTAGTGAGAGTCTAGCGGTCATGCTCGATATTTGAGAATCATTTTATATTGCATGCTACAACATTCACAGAAATCATATAAAAGTTAAGTTACGAATATCGTATTGACAGATGACCCATGTTTTGCTGTTCGTCGTTTTTAGACCTAAATCAGATAACTTGCCTATCAACTGAATGACAATGTCACATCTTCATTTCTCCACTTCTCACAAAATCAAAACCCTCATAATCTCTAAACTTGACATGATCACTTCCTACCAGCTTTCATCTGTCTAGCGAATTTGTTGAATTTCCTGTTATCCATTTGAACCCTGGAAACATGTTGGATATCCTCTGCGAGATGTTGAGTTCGTGATTCTGGTGCGACGGTATATTGAATGTCCTAAACACGAGACAATTGTAAGCATGATGGAACCAAGGAGTAATTTATCACTTAGTCCACGACATAGCAGAGTGGTGCCGTCACAGTGGGGAGTTGAGTATGATGAAGCAGTCGCAAACCGTACCCACCTTGACAATCTGCAATCTAGCTCCTTTCCTACCTGCATTCTCCGCCAAAGCCTTCTTGATATCGAATCTCTGAGCTTTCGTTCTCTGTTGCGATCCACCACCGAGCGACAGAGCTTGAGAATGTTGAGTCTGAGATAATTCAATTTCGTCTCGTTCACGGCCTTGCGAATCAGAACCCAACggaagatcatcttgagtATCAATTTGTCTCGATCGGTAGTTGGCTGGTCGTTTTATGATAGGTCTAGACCACGATTGCACCAATGCGTCTGCCTGTCGGTTAATAGCTGGAGTGACTCGCTTAGTCTTAGTGTAGAACAAGACGATGGGGCCTAGTCGACATTCTTTCAAGGTGGTAGTATCGAGATCCATCTGTGAGAATCACAtttatcagcttgactgTCAGCGGGTATACGCAAATTTAAGCGGAACCTACCTTAGGTAACACCTCGAAGATAGCTTTTTGAATACCGACGGAGGGTAAACTCCTATCGGGTAGAGGTTCTAACCATCTTTTGACAGCTTCCAAAACGCCATTATCGACTATACTTTGCCAGAGTGTGGTGCTGATAAATCATGAACATCAGATATCAGTTACCCGAAAGCGAATTTTGAGTTCGTGGGACGATCACTTACTTTCTCAATACACCCATGACTTCATCTAACATCGCTAATTTCGCTGTACCAGGCAATTTCTGTCTGTTCGCCGCTTCGTCCTTGTCTGCAGCGGAGATCATCCTGTCTCTCAATCGCGCGCAGATTTCATCGTGATAGTTATCAACGATCTACAGCGAGAAACCGTATATAAGCATTACAATTCCCCTGagtggaagaaagggatggaGGGGACTGGTTGAAACAACTgggtcactcacatcctcatcgtcaccCTTTTTTTTCCTCCTCGTGACTTTTTGTTTCTTTCCGATATTATCAATTCTCTCTTCCAGTGCCATACGTCGTTCTGTGTCATCGcaaaggatgatcagctcgcCTCTCATACCGAATAACAATATATTAACAAACTCACGGGTAGCTTCATCATATACGGGTTGGtgttcaccttcttcatcatcctcatcaacatccacatcaggatcatcttcacccctctctctccttttcctACTATTctccaccctcttcttttttttcctccttctccttcgatcttcatcatcttcatctacatcatcctcatcctcatcctcatcaacatctacatcttcgtcttcggcGTCCTCGGAAGCACGTTTGGTCTTTTTAAATTTGGGTATTTTCCCAGGTGAAGTTGCTGTGGGTGCTACGTATTCCCctccttctcgttcttcattctcatctacatcaatATCCTGATCCTGGTCTTCCCCTCCAATATCGGTCTGAAGGGTACCATCCGCTCCCACGTCTGCTGgtctctcatcttcgtcaacatccacatccacatcggCATCAACATCTTCGTTCCCTACGTTGTTCTCTACGACTAAGTCTGATGGATTCACTTCTTCTGCATCCAGAGCTgctggaggtggtggtgaggCGGACATCTTGCGTCGGTCCTGTAATGAGAtgtagatgggaagaataCCAAATTGATGATTGCGATGGCATGTAGTTGAACGTTGCTAGTAGGAATCTAGCGAGATCAAGTGAGATCTACTATTTAAATAAGCCTCCAACTTAGCGGATGAACCGCGTGGTTTCCTCGTGGCTTCAGGGGCCACCCTGAGAGAGGGAGCTCAAGCCCAAAGGATCGTATCACCACACAACCATAATGTTACTCGTGCCATACGATACATCTATCACCTGGTCTAATCATCACTGGACACAAGGACTCAGAGAATCTCATAGGAGCTCTGTACTCACCTCGACTTCACCACTCCGACCTGGCATCTGTCACTTTCTCGTACTACCCTCTTGACCTCATAGTGCTAGTTATACAAAATGGGTATCGTGGACTATGCCATACTTGGTGAGTTCGCTCCAATCCATTGGATCCGACTGAGCGTTAAAGCTGACGGGTGATGCATTAGGTGTCACTCATCCTGTATGTTTCCTCCCTACTAACACTCCTCATGTTTCccagctgattgatgttggGTGTGTCTTATCTTATAGATGGAGCTGCGTGCTCTGATGAATTTCGCCATATGGAAAGATTTCAGAGATATAAAAGCGGAAGATCAATGGCCTACGACGCATTATAATCGAGAGTCCATGAAGAAATGCTGGGAGTATCTTGATTTGACTTCGAGGAGTTTCGCTAGGGTCATCATAGAACTGGAAGGGGACCTAGCTAGGACCGTAAGTAACTTCAATAACACCACACCGCACTATGACATATCCTCAATCCCCGATCATCAGCCATGTAGATGGATGTATACTGACATTCTGATCCTGTTTGTGTTACTTAGGTCTGCATATTCTACCTTGTTTTGAGAGCCCTGGACACCGTAGAGGACGATATGACCATCCACAACTCAACCAAATTACCTTTATTGAGATCGCTTCACGAGAAATTGTATGAACCCGGATGGACTTTCCATGAATCAAAGGAAAGAGATAAGATCGTTTTAGAgaaatttgatgatatccaaTATGAATTCTCGGAACTGAAACCGGAGTAAGTATTCATCATTACTCGATATCCAATCTGATATAGTTCAGTATCCAATGTCTAAATCGGAGGAGAGTATGGGAAGCTGATCTGTTGGTGTCATTACACAGATACCAAGCAGTCATCGTCGATATCTGTAAGAAGATGGGGGCAGGTATGGCTGACTTCGCGGCATTAGCCACTCCCGAACAACCAGTAGCCGAAGTAAACAGTATAGCAGATTACGATCTTTATTGTCATTACGTTGCTGGATTAGTCGGTGAAGGTCTATCAGGTTTATTCGCAGCTtcaggaaaagaaagagaattCATCAAAGATCAATTAACCCTCTCAAATTCTATGGGACTGTTGTTGCAAAAAACCAATATTTTCAGGGATATTCATGAAGATGTAAttgaaggaagaggatttTGGCCTCGAGCAATCTGGTCAAAATACGGTTTCAATTCTATGAAAGAACTCATAGATCCTACAAGAGAACAACAAGCTCTTTGGGCTTCGTCGGAAATGGTTTTAGACGCTTTGCGACACGCAACGGACGCTTTGGATTATATGACTTTACTGAAATGTCAAAGTGTGTTTAACTTTGTGGCTATACCTGCTGTTATGGCTATAGCTACTCTCGAAAGGACTTTCATGAATCCCAAGATTTTCAAGGAGAACGTAAAGATTAGAAAAGGTGAAACTGTTAGAGTGAGCTTATGACAAATTCAAAATTCTCATCGAAAGTTGTCGTTCAAGGCAGTCGCTGATGAGTTTCTTGTTCGCTGCCAGTTGATCCTCCGAGCGACCAACCCTCGAGACGTAGCGTACATCTTCAGAGAATACGCACGAAAGATCCACGCGAAAGTGAAGATAGAGGATCCCAACTTGTTGAAACTTAGTATAGCTTGcggaaaggtgagtgaaatgcCCTTTCTTGCCGTACTTGCAATTCTCATTGTCCACTCTTGCTGATTCCTTATACCCCGTTTTCAGATCGACCAATGGGCCGAACACCATTACCCCTCGTTCATAAACATCTCTGCCCCCTCTGCCGGTGGACGAGCCAGCTCAACAATCGACCCTGAAAGTACCGATGCCCGAGCTGCGCTTTTCTTGAAATTGGCCAAAGATGCTCAAGAAAAGGCTCAAAGGGAGAAATCAGAAAAGTTCATGGCTGATTTGAAAGCTAGAGGAGTGATCAAGCAAAAAAGTCCAGAGGAGGAGGCTGCgatcaaagcgaaatatgatgagatggagaaagaaggtgcaCCTTGGTTCATGATCGGTGCTGTCATCTTTGGAGTTTTGGCTTTGATGGGTGGATTAGGTTGGGGTGTTATCTGGTTCATCATGAAGATGTATCCTGATGTAAGTGCTTttgatatacgatatatcaCCCGAGAGTGGTACTGATGATGTTGGGTTGCTTTGTCTAGTAAAATGATACGAGTATGATCAAGTAAACACTGTTCTTTCCTTGGTTGTGTAAAACGGGGATGGGTGGAATGTGTGCCGTTCGAAAAGAGTTGATATAAGGTGTAGAAAGAAACAGTCGATATTTCATCTTTTGCTGATTGGGTTCAGTAGTGAAAGTGTTCTATACGTTTATGGTATATACCCCTTGGTCTGACTATGCATCGTCTGAATATGTGTAGATTCTGGATCAGCAGGGACACAGCAGTATAGTTAGATAGATAAACAGCAGATTATATGAGCGTGAATGTGGAATGACCCGGTTGTGTAAACTCGAGCGATACGCGCTTTGACCCTTTGACCATTTCCACTCGTCACTCAGTTCATCCGTTGGTCCTTTCGACGAATTGACTGTTACTGTTATCATTGATCTCCACGTTGATACCGACACAGTTACCACTCGCCTACTTCCTACCGCGGGTAGCAACGCGTTCAAATAGCTGGGCAGAAGCAGAGCCAGCGGTATTTCAAGAATCTCACCTCGAGTCATTAAACCTTGTAAACAGTCAACGTCAGAACAATGTTCGCAGCAGCTTCCAACTTattcaccaaatcatcctaTCTATCCGCATACAACGTTCAGACGTCCTCGTCCTCCGCTTCTGCGGGTCCTTCtccaaactcatcttcaagtCACTTACCACTCCCCTCATCTCCCATACCTggctcttcctcctcttcgtctacTGCGGCAGGTGCAGGCACACAGGTGAAATCGTTCAATGTGGGATTATGGAAAGTCCTCGGCGGGTCGCATAAGACCACGGGAAAGGAGGTTAGTGTATGGATATTTGAAAAAAAGGTGTTGGATGGAGTCAAACCCTCGGTTAGCTTTGGGGGGATGGGTGGGAAGGATTGGGTCGTTGAgcagttgaagaaggaggtgagtctttATCAAGTGGGATAAAAGATTCGATGGTTTGTCTTTCTTGGTTTCTACTTCATCTGCAATGAGACATGTGCTCTCATAAAACGCCTCCATAACAGCAAAGATGATCTGCTTGATCCTGATATTGACGTTGCTTCTTCCCATCTGCAATCCAACTAGGCCTCAGCACTTTCTCGGCTCCGTCATCCCGATATTCTACACATGGTCGAACCACTCGAAGAGTCCCGATCAGAGTTAACATTCATCACCGAACGAGTGACCGCCTCTCTTTCGTCCCTGTTCGCCTCGGCAACGTCAGCGAGTAAAGCCAACCGAGGAGGTAGACCCCCTACAGCAGAAATAGGCGATCAAGTCGATCTGGACGAGGTGGAGATTCAGAAAGGGACATTACAAATCGCTAAAGCTCTTGGATTCTTGCatgagaagggaagaggggTACATTTGAATCTCGGTCCAGAGAGTGTGATTATAAATGCAAAGGTGAGTCTAATGACGTCTTGACAGATGAGCTTCTCGCTAATTGGCATTTTGAACATTCTGTTAATCCCAGGGAGACTGGAAATTATCTGGTTTATCATTCATGACACCTCTCAATCAA
The nucleotide sequence above comes from Kwoniella europaea PYCC6329 chromosome 1, complete sequence. Encoded proteins:
- a CDS encoding farnesyl-diphosphate farnesyltransferase, which translates into the protein MGIVDYAILGVTHPMELRALMNFAIWKDFRDIKAEDQWPTTHYNRESMKKCWEYLDLTSRSFARVIIELEGDLARTVCIFYLVLRALDTVEDDMTIHNSTKLPLLRSLHEKLYEPGWTFHESKERDKIVLEKFDDIQYEFSELKPEYQAVIVDICKKMGAGMADFAALATPEQPVAEVNSIADYDLYCHYVAGLVGEGLSGLFAASGKEREFIKDQLTLSNSMGLLLQKTNIFRDIHEDVIEGRGFWPRAIWSKYGFNSMKELIDPTREQQALWASSEMVLDALRHATDALDYMTLLKCQSVFNFVAIPAVMAIATLERTFMNPKIFKENVKIRKGETVRLILRATNPRDVAYIFREYARKIHAKVKIEDPNLLKLSIACGKIDQWAEHHYPSFINISAPSAGGRASSTIDPESTDARAALFLKLAKDAQEKAQREKSEKFMADLKARGVIKQKSPEEEAAIKAKYDEMEKEGAPWFMIGAVIFGVLALMGGLGWGVIWFIMKMYPDVSAFDIRYITREWY